The proteins below are encoded in one region of Patescibacteria group bacterium:
- a CDS encoding KH domain-containing protein, with amino-acid sequence MKDLLEYLVKNIVDEPEAVAVEEINNEGFVNLNLTVAQPDMGKVIGKGGRIIKAIRDLVRILAVKQNTRVNVTLAQQ; translated from the coding sequence ATGAAAGACCTTTTAGAATATCTGGTTAAAAATATCGTTGATGAGCCGGAAGCCGTGGCCGTGGAAGAAATCAACAATGAAGGCTTTGTAAATTTAAATCTGACCGTGGCTCAACCGGACATGGGCAAAGTCATTGGTAAGGGCGGCCGGATTATTAAAGCCATCCGCGACCTGGTGCGTATTTTGGCCGTGAAACAAAACACCAGGGTTAATGTTACTCTGGCGCAACAGTAA
- the rpsP gene encoding 30S ribosomal protein S16, with translation MAVKLRLSRFGKTGNPVYRLIAIDEHLKRDGKAREIVGTYDPHSPDNKLELKKERVDYWLSVGAKPTATVEALLRKNAK, from the coding sequence ATGGCTGTAAAACTTAGACTATCCAGATTTGGCAAAACCGGAAACCCCGTTTACCGTCTTATTGCCATTGATGAACACCTCAAAAGAGACGGGAAAGCCCGGGAAATTGTGGGAACCTATGATCCGCATAGCCCTGACAACAAACTGGAACTGAAAAAAGAGAGGGTTGATTACTGGTTGTCCGTTGGCGCCAAACCCACTGCTACTGTCGAAGCTCTTCTAAGGAAAAACGCTAAATAA
- the rnc gene encoding ribonuclease III, giving the protein MPDLSSLETILGIKFTNKSLLEGALIHRSYLNENPQFKESNERLEFLGDSVLQVLTSTELYRKFPKYPEGKLTNLRSAIVRTETLGKLARELHYGDFLLISKGEEHGGGRENLSLLANTFEAVLGAIYLDQGLPAAKTFLEKHLFSQMDKLTADRSIYDYKSKLQEVIQNKEKVAPAYEMISETGPDHDKTFTIAVKAGRRELARGTGKSKQEAEQEAARIALETLK; this is encoded by the coding sequence ATGCCAGATTTATCAAGCCTAGAAACAATACTGGGTATTAAGTTTACTAACAAGTCTCTGCTTGAAGGCGCTCTGATTCATCGTTCATATTTAAACGAAAACCCACAATTTAAGGAATCCAACGAACGACTGGAATTTCTGGGCGACAGCGTTCTCCAGGTTCTGACTTCAACAGAACTTTATCGGAAATTTCCGAAGTATCCGGAAGGAAAATTAACCAATCTCCGCTCGGCAATTGTCCGCACGGAAACTTTGGGTAAGCTGGCCAGAGAGCTGCATTACGGCGATTTCCTTTTAATCAGCAAGGGCGAAGAACACGGCGGTGGCCGGGAAAATTTGTCTCTTTTGGCCAATACTTTTGAAGCCGTGCTGGGCGCGATTTATTTGGACCAGGGCTTACCGGCCGCAAAGACTTTTTTGGAAAAACACCTCTTTTCCCAAATGGATAAGCTCACTGCGGACCGTAGTATCTATGACTACAAGAGCAAGCTTCAGGAAGTGATTCAAAACAAGGAGAAGGTTGCTCCGGCTTACGAAATGATTTCCGAGACTGGGCCGGATCATGACAAAACCTTTACCATTGCCGTGAAAGCCGGCAGACGCGAACTGGCCCGGGGCACAGGCAAGAGTAAGCAGGAAGCTGAGCAGGAGGCTGCTAGGATTGCTCTTGAGACCTTAAAGTAA